From the Ensifer adhaerens genome, the window TGGCGGTGCAGCACCGCACGGTGGCGGCGCCTTCTCGGGCAAGGACACGACCAAGGTCGACCGTTCGGCTGCCTATGCCGCGCGCTACTTGGCAAAGAACGTCGTCGCTGCCGGTCTTTCTGACCGTTGCACGATCCAGCTCTCCTACGCCATCGGCGTTGCGCAGCCGCTGTCGATCTATGTCGACCTGCATGGCACCGGCAAGGTCTCGGAAGACCAGGTCGAACAGGCCATCCGCAAGACGATGGATTTGTCGCCGTCGGGTATCCGTCGTCACCTGGATCTCAACAAGCCGATCTACGCCAAGACGTCTGCTTACGGTCACTTTGGCCGCAAGGCTGGCCGCGACGGCTCCTTCTCCTGGGAGAAGCTCGACCTGGTCAAGCCACTGAAGGCGGCGATCGACCAGGGCAGCGCCGTCAACGGCCGGGCCGCTGCCTAAGCGAACGATCGGCGTGGCCGGCAAAGCCGCGCATTGAAGATAGCGCAGTGGCCTGCTATCAGGCGCTTGCGAATTTCAGGGCGGGCGCTCCGGCAAGGAGCGCCCGCTTCGTTCATTTTGATTTTGGGTTGGCTTGATCCGGGATCAGCGTGACCAAGGGACAAACGACATGACCGAACCGCGCCGTGCCAGAGCAACCGAGGCCTTCTTCGGCCGCCGCAAGGGCAAGCCGTTGCGCGAGCGGCAGGCGGCGCATCTGGAAACCGTGCTGCCGACGCTGAAGCTCGATCTGTCGAGCGCTGCTCCGGCGGAGCTGAAGACACTGTTTCCTCAGGATGTCGGGCGAATCCGGCTGGAAATCGGCTTCGGCGGCGGCGAACACCTGATCCACCGCGCCGCCGAAACGCCCTCGACCGGCTTCATCGGCGTCGAACCCTTCGTCAATTCCATGGCCAAGCTCGTCGGTCACATCGAGGATCGCGGCGTCAGCAACATTCGCCTCTACGACGACGACGCCACCCAGGTCCTCGATTGGCTGCCGGCCGCATCGGTCG encodes:
- the trmB gene encoding tRNA (guanosine(46)-N7)-methyltransferase TrmB, encoding MTEPRRARATEAFFGRRKGKPLRERQAAHLETVLPTLKLDLSSAAPAELKTLFPQDVGRIRLEIGFGGGEHLIHRAAETPSTGFIGVEPFVNSMAKLVGHIEDRGVSNIRLYDDDATQVLDWLPAASVDQIDLLYPDPWPKRKHWKRRFVSKVNLDRFARVLKPGGVFCFASDIDTYVNWTLLHCRDHAAFEWTAQKAADWLTPYEGWPSTRYEAKARREGRSSAYLTFRRV